In Pueribacillus theae, a single genomic region encodes these proteins:
- the istA gene encoding IS21 family transposase: protein MIKLKSKQNILIKYFREGLSQRAIAREVGMDRKTVKRYIEEYESKLQEIENFNGEIDKGELIQNLVDSPKYDTSNRVKRKLTDEIEEKIKNFLEENRIKRQGGLHKQTKKIIDIHEALEAEGYNISYSTVRNAVHGLARKEKEAFIRGTYQPGCICEFDWGEVKVTISGKQRKLQMAVFTSAYGNYRLAFLFTKQKTECFQEAHALFFERVGGVFQTMVYDNMKVAVKQFVGTEKEPTEGLLKLSSYYLFQFRFCNAAKGNEKGHVEKSVEIVRRKAFAFRDTFETLEEANHYLLEVCHKLNQRTIKKDTNQTAEQLLQEENGHLLPSRPPFDAARVVHPRVDKYSTVTIDQSHYSVPDHLVGEVLKVKIYSNRILCFYQEENVAEHHRLTGSHEWSLQLEHYVKTLKKKPGALADSAALQQASKKIKNIYKAYYTSSPKDFVELMQLVKEGTSLSVIEQSIEELRKINPEHVTTDKIKILCKKNRDAPLSLPILSSQESKAIEHHAQENLKEYDTLFQTGSIGTKEGIA, encoded by the coding sequence TTAATGGCGAAATAGATAAGGGGGAACTTATTCAAAATTTAGTAGATTCACCAAAGTACGACACATCAAACCGTGTAAAACGAAAGCTAACGGATGAAATTGAGGAAAAGATCAAGAATTTTCTAGAGGAAAATAGAATTAAACGACAAGGGGGACTACATAAGCAAACGAAGAAAATCATCGATATTCATGAAGCGTTAGAAGCAGAAGGATATAACATAAGTTATAGTACCGTTAGAAATGCCGTACATGGCCTAGCAAGAAAGGAGAAAGAAGCGTTTATAAGAGGAACCTACCAGCCCGGATGTATATGTGAATTTGATTGGGGGGAAGTGAAAGTAACCATATCCGGCAAGCAGAGAAAGTTACAAATGGCTGTCTTTACATCGGCCTATGGAAATTACCGCCTGGCATTTTTGTTCACCAAGCAAAAGACGGAATGCTTTCAGGAAGCTCATGCCCTTTTCTTTGAAAGGGTTGGTGGAGTCTTTCAAACGATGGTATATGACAATATGAAAGTCGCTGTAAAGCAATTTGTAGGAACTGAAAAAGAACCAACCGAAGGGCTATTAAAACTATCAAGCTATTACTTATTTCAATTCCGATTTTGTAATGCAGCAAAGGGAAATGAGAAAGGCCATGTGGAAAAAAGTGTCGAAATAGTTCGTAGAAAGGCCTTTGCCTTCCGAGACACGTTTGAAACACTGGAAGAGGCTAATCATTACTTACTGGAGGTGTGCCATAAGTTAAATCAAAGAACAATAAAGAAAGACACAAACCAAACAGCAGAACAGTTATTACAAGAGGAAAATGGACATCTCTTACCTTCCCGCCCACCTTTTGATGCGGCAAGGGTTGTGCATCCACGTGTGGATAAATACTCGACGGTTACGATCGACCAAAGCCATTATTCCGTGCCAGATCACTTAGTAGGGGAAGTGTTAAAGGTAAAAATCTATTCCAATCGAATTTTATGCTTTTACCAAGAGGAAAATGTCGCGGAACATCATCGTTTAACAGGAAGTCACGAGTGGAGTCTGCAACTGGAGCACTATGTCAAAACACTAAAGAAAAAGCCTGGTGCATTAGCTGATAGCGCAGCATTACAACAGGCGTCGAAGAAAATAAAAAACATTTATAAGGCTTATTATACCAGTAGCCCAAAAGATTTTGTAGAGTTAATGCAACTTGTAAAGGAAGGAACAAGTCTTTCAGTTATTGAACAAAGCATTGAGGAGCTAAGGAAAATTAATCCAGAGCATGTCACAACCGATAAAATTAAGATATTGTGTAAGAAAAATAGGGATGCCCCTCTGTCTCTACCTATCCTTTCGTCGCAAGAATCAAAAGCCATTGAGCATCATGCCCAAGAAAATTTGAAAGAATATGACACCCTGTTTCAGACTGGATCTATTGGGACAAAGGAGGGAATTGCATGA